GACGAACGGATGGCCCGCTATACCGAAGAAGAGCTGAAGGAAAAGGTCCACAACGGCTTCATCGTCGAGTATCCCGACGAGATGACCGAGGGCTACCGGAAAGCGTTGATCGTGCAGCTGATGGTGCAGGCCGACACGGAGCTCGTCTCCGCGCCGGCGTACTTCGGCGCGGCCAAGGACGCGCCGTCCACGAACACCATGGTCAGCGCCACGGCCATCATCCAGGACGAGCTGGCGCACGCCAACATCGCCTACCGCCTGCTGGAAGACCTGGGGCTCGACAAGGAGCAGCTGGTGTACGGCCGGCAGCCGCACGAGTTCAAGCATCCGTACGGCTTCGACCATCCGCTGGAGAACTGGGCGGAGCTCGTGGTGGCCAACGGACTGTACGACCGCGCCGGCATCACGCTGCTGGGCGACGTCTTCAAGAACACGTCGTACGGCCCGCTGAAGCGCGCGCTGGTGAAGGTGGACCAGGAAGAGACCTTCCACCTGCGCCACGGCGAGATGTGGATGAAGCGCCTGGCCAACGCGGGCGGCGAGGCCAGGGAGCAGATCCAGCGCGCGGTGGACTGGATGTTCCCCATGGCGGTGGAGTGGTTCGGCCTCCCCGACGACATGAAGCGCCACTCGGGCCAGCTGGACTACAAGCTCAAGGGGATGACCAACGACGAGCTCCGGCAGACGTGGATGCAGTCCACGGTGCCGCTCTGCGAGGGGCTGGGCATCGACGTGCCCGCGCACTGGAGCGAGGACGAGCAGAAGTACGTGCTGGACTTCGCCTTCCCCTGCCAGTACGACGAAGACGAGAAACGCTGGCTGTTCGGCGAGGGCCAGATCAGCTGGGAAGCGGTGTTCGAGCGCTGGAAGCGCCGCGGCCCGGCGAACAAGCAGTTCATCGAAGCCATCCAGGACGGCCGCGGCTTCCGCGCCCAGCTGGCCGCCGCCTGATGGCCTGCGCCACGAGCCCCGACCGGTTCGGAGGCGAGGAGGGCGGCGTCGCCGTTCTCGACGAGCCGCGCGCCTATCCCGTTCCGCCCCAGGCGCGCACGGGCCCGCTGTGGGATGCGCTACGCGAGGTGATGGATCCCGAGATCCCCATTTCGCTGGTCGACCTGGGGCTGATCTACGACGTGCGCCAGGACGGCGGATCGGTGGAGGTGGACCTGACCTTCACCGCGACGGCCTGCCCCTGCATGGCCTTCATCCACTACGACATCCAGGACCGCCTGCAGCGCGAGCCCGGGGTGGACGAAGTAAAGGTGATCGAGACCTGGACCCCCGCGTGGACCAAGTCGCGGATTTCGCCCGAAGGCAGGGCGGCGCTGAAGACCTTCGGCGTGTCGATGTAACTACGAGTGCGAGAGTGCGAAGTGCGAAAGTGCGAGAGTAACGGCGCTTCGCATCCACCACTTTCGCACTCTCGCACTTTCGCACTTTCGCACTGGTTTTCTTCCGTGATCGAACCCGTCTTCGAAGTCTTTGCGCGCAAGAACCGCGGTGAGCCACTGCGGCACATCGGCTTCGTCAATGCCATGAACGGCGACCTGGCCCGCGTGTACGCCTGGAAGGAATACGACGAGCAAAACTGGGAAGAGATGTGCGTGATCCCGCGATCCGCCATCATTCCCGTGGACCCCGAACGCAGCACCTTCGTGACGATGATGGGAGAGGACGGCGCACAGGAGATCGTCCATGCGCGCGGCACGGGCTCGTACGGCGGCAGCGAGATGGCCGTGAAGGAGGCCCGATGAGCGTCGCCTCTCCGGACGCCCGCATCGAGTCCGCCTCGGAGCTTGCGGACGAATCGCGCCAGGCGCTACGCGACCTGATCCTGTCGCTGGCCGACAGCAAGCGCGTGCTGGGGCTGCGCTACAGCGACCGCATGCTGGGCGCGCCCACGCTGGAGGCGGGGATCGCGGCGTCGTCCATGGCGCAGGACGAGTGGGGGCACGCGCGCCTGACGTATGCCCTGCTGGGCGACTTCGGCGACGGGCCCAAGGCGCTCGAGCACGAGCGCCCGGCCGCCGAGTACCGCAGCCACCCCGCGCTGGACGCCGGGTTCGAGTCGTGGAGCGACTTCATCGCCTGCATCCTGCTGATCGACACGGCGCTCGCCACGCAGTACGGCGCGCTGGCCGACGGCCGCTACACGCCGGCGCTCAACCGCGTGCAGAAGATGCTGGACGAGGAGCGCTTCCACTTCCAGTACGCGGCCGGCTGGGTGCGCAAGATCGCCTCGATCGACGAGCTGCGCCCCGAGCTGCAGACGTCGCTCTGCCGCTACATGCCGCAGGCGCTGCAGTGGCTGGGGGATGATGCGGCCGCGGGCACGCAGCGGCTGACGAGCGAGGGACTGTCCGCGTACGATCCGACGACGCTTCGCCAGCGCTTCCTGGCGAAGGTGGGACCGGTGCTGGAAGAGATCGGGATGGCGGATGCGCTGGACGTGTCGCGCGGCGCGGAGGGATTCGCCTGCGGCACGGCGCTCGACTGGACGGGATGGAACGAGCGCACCCGCCGCACGGGCGGCGAGCTGGACGAGGTGACGGCCGCCCGCGCCCGCGGCGACAAGAACCGCGCCCTGCTGCTGGACTGATGGCCGAGCCCCGCGCCGAGCCCGCCCGGGTAGACGGGCTTCCGGAGTCTGCCCCCTGCCCGTTCTGCGAGGGATCGGACACGAAGCTGCTGAACCCCTTCGGCGGGCAGCTCTCGGTGGCGCAGTACTGGTGCAACCGCTGCCGCACGGGCTTCGAGTTCATCAAGTGGGATGACCACGAGCCCGAAGACTGATCCAAGGAAAACAGCACCACGCAGAGGACGCGGAGGATAATGGAGAGGACGCAGAGAACCGAATGGGGTTCTCTGCGTCCTCTCTTTTTACTCTGCGTCCTCTGCGTGAAACCGCCGTTCAGGGATCAGAGGCCGCCGAACGGAGTCCCGCCGCTGTCCTGCTGCTGCGGCTGCTGCTTCACGCGGGGCGGCCGGCCGAAGCTGTACTGCAGCGTCAGGTGAAGCGCGCGCGAGGTCTGCGTCCGCTCGGTGAGCTGGATGAGGTTGTCGTCACCCGCCTGGATGCGGAAGCGCATCGTGTTGAACGGGTCCGACACGCGCAACGTCAGGTTCATCTTCTCGCCGTACAGCTTCTGCCGGACGGACACGTTGGCCATCTGCATGGCCGCGAAGCGCCCGCCCTCGATCTGCATGGGAGCGCGGTACTGGTACTGCGCCGAGAACGAGGTGCGCGGCGTGAAGTTGTAGGTGCCGTTGAACTTCGCCATCCAGGTCACCGCGTCGGTGGCCAGGCTCGACTCACCGCCGGTGCCCGACGTGACCATCTTGAAGACGTTGAACGACGCGAGGCCGTTGAACGTCTGGCCCACGCGCAGCGATCCGTTCAGGTCTGCCCCCCACGACGTTCCCGTGTCCAGGTTCTTGAAGCTCACCGACGTCACCTCGCGCCCGTTCACCACGTCGTCCGTGTCGACGACGGCGCGGATGATGTCGGTGGTGCGGCGGTAGAAGGGCGAGAACTGCAGCGATCCCAGCGCCCCCGAGTGCTGAAGGCTCAGCTCCAGGGCGTCCGTGTACTCCGGGTTCAGCCGCGGGTTGCCCACGAACACGTTCTGGATGTCGAAGAACGTGGGGAACGGGTTCAGCTGCCCGCTGCCCGGCCGGTTGATGCGCCGCGAGTAGCTGAGCTTGGCCTGCGTGTTGTCGCTCACCTTGTAGCTCACCAGCCCGCTGGGAAAGAAGCTGGTGTAGTCGTGCGGAAAGCTTTCCCCGGAGTTGGCCAGCGAGAAGTCGCGGCTGGCGTACTCCGCACGCAGCCCGCCCTGCAGCTCAAGCTTGCCCATGCCATGGCTGTACACGCCGTAGATGGCGTTCACGGTCTCGTCGAACTCCAGCGCGTTGCTCAGGTCGCTGGGCGCCCACGCCCCGGTGCCCAGCGGGTCTTCGCGCACGTCGAAGTCGCGGTCCAGCAGGCGCGAGGTGCCCTTGTACCCCGTCTCCAGCTTGGTGCGCTGCCCGAACGACCGCGTGTAGTCGGCCTGCGCGGTGAACTGGTACATCGTCAGCGCGGTAACGTTCTGCTCCGCGTCCCTCAAGCCCAGGCCGGGGGCCGTCTGGCGCCAGAGATCCACGCGGTCCTCGTCGGCCAGGCGATTGGCGCGCAGCTCGGCCGAGAACTCGTGCCGCTGCGGCTGGATGGTGCGCTTGAAGGCCAGGGTGTAGTCCGCCATGAAGGCGTCGGTCTGCGTGTCGCGCACCCGCTGGTACTCGTCCAGAAGCAGCCGCGAGCCGTCGAACACCCCGTAGGCGCTCAGCGCGTTTTCGCTGGAGTTGCGAACGTTCAGGGCGAGCGCGTTGGACACCACGTCACGCTCGTTCAGCCGGTAGTCCAGAGTGGCGTTCAGGTTGTGGCCCGCGTTGCCGTTGCCGCCGGTGATGTCCTGCTCCGTGAACGAGAGCGGATTTCCGCCGGACAGCCGCGTGCGGTCGTTGATGCCGCCCACGGTGCGGTCGTCGGTGCTGTAGCCGTAGCTGCTGAAGAAGGTGACGGCACCGGCCTGATACCCCACGTTGCCCGACGCCGCGTAGCGGTCCGCCGTGGACGCCGCCAGCTGAAGCCCGCCGCTGAGGCCCAGGTCCACGCCCTGCTTGAGTACGATGTTGATGATGCCGGCCATCCCCTCGGGATCGTACCGGGCCGACGGATTGGAGATCACCTCCACCCGCTCCAGCGTGTTGGCGGGAAGCTGCTTCAGGTAGGAGGCCAGCTGCGCACCGCTGATGGGTGCCGGGCGGCCGTTGATCTGCACCACCACGCCCTCGTTGCCGCGCAGGCTCACCTTTCCATCCGCATCCACCTGCACCGAGGGCACCGACTCCAGCACCTCGCTGGCGCTGGTGGCCGCGGGGGCCACGTCCCGCACGCGGTAGGCGTTGCGGTCAGGCGCAATGGTGACGGCCTGGGCCTGCCCCGTCACCTCGATGGCTTCGAGCATCACGGCGGCGCGCGGCAGGCGGATGCTTCCCGCGTTGGCCCGCGGCGCGGCGGGCGTCACCGTGAAGGTGGAGGTCTGGGGCGCGTACCCCATCATGCTCACGCGAAGCACGTAGTTGCCCGGACGCAGCCCCTCGATGCGGAACGACCCGTCAGGCCGCGCGATGGCGCCGGCGACGAGCGTGGAGTCTGCCGCCCGCCGCACCGCCACGCTGGCCGAGGCCACGGCGGCGCTGGTGCCGGCATCCACCACCGTGCCGCGGACTTCTCCGGGACCGGCGGCGGGCGGCTGCGGGGGCCCACCCTGGGGCCGCTGCCCACTCTGGGGCGGCCGCTGCCCGGCCGGCTGCGGGGGGCTGCCCTCGGGGCGCGCACCCTGGGGCGGACGCTGCGGGGGTGTCGTCTGGGCCAGGAGCGGGCCGCCGCCGCTCAGGAGCGAGCAGGTAAGGACGGCGAACAGGATTCTCTGCATCGCAGGAACTCTCGGGGTGAGTGGGTGAGCGCTGTACCAGCCTACTAGTACACTAATGATGCAGGACGGTGGAGGCAAGGGTTTCGTTTCGAGCCGGTCACCTGGCGGGCGGGGCGACCGGCCCCCACGTCCCTGCCGTTGTTCGCTACGAGACGTGCACGTCGGAGGTTTCACCTGCGCCCCGTCCGTAACGATGAAGTACTTTACATTGCAAACCACTTTCACGCAAGAGCCATGTTCGGCGGGGAGCCGTCGGGTGAGCGGGGACGCCAGAGCGCACGTGTAATCCTTGACGAGGCCCGAATCCATACGGGCAACGCGCCAAAGCCTGTCATCCTGAGGCCCAGGCGCGCCGTGCCCGCCCGTACGACGAGCCTCGCGGGCCGAAGGATCCAGCCAGCGGAACCGTACAAGCCCGGGCGCGGCAGCGGTCGCGGATGCCCGGACCTCGGCTCTGCGGGGGCCCTCACCCGTCCTCGCCTAGGCTCGTCCACCCTCTCCCACAAACAGCGTGGGAGAGAGGGGGTACACACCAGCGTCAGTGCACGTCGTCAGGGCCGACGAAGCGCAGCCGCATCACTCCACACGCCGTTTGATGTGTGGCGCCGGTGTCCCAAGATCCCGGACGAAGTTCGATTTTGTCTGTCCGGCCGGTGGCGGGAAAAGTGTAAATAATAATTCGCATTTTTGCTATCCACTGTGTTCACCTACGTTTGATTAACGGTACCCATGTGCCATCTGTGGCGTCAACTATATCCACTTTACAGGGCTGTTTTCCCTCGCTAAGTTTTGCGAACGCCACGACGTAATCTACGCGCGCTAACCCGCCACTGCCTTTCGTTCCCGCCGAGGCGTGAAAAGGCAAAGCAGGGCCGCGCCAGCCGGCTGGCTGGGCGGCGAATCCCCGGCGCACCCGCGCCCATTCCGCACAGAGGAAACCTCGCATGGAAACTCGCAAGTACGCCTCCCTTGTGGCCGTGGTGCAGGAACACCTGGCCGGCCGCGACTCCGTTGCCCGCGACCTGCTGGCCGGCCTCGTCGACGGCCAGCTTCAGCCGGGGCGTCCCGAAGACCTTCGCTACTTCATCTTCGCCTCGGCGCTGTCGCGGCGGCTGCAGTCCGACAAGTCGGCCGAGATCAACCTGTACCTGCGCCAGTACGAAAAAACGCAGATCACCCTGTTCAACCTGCTGGCCGAGCACCTGCCCACCGTGGCCATGGCCGGCCCCCTGGCCAACGAGGTGCTGGCCCGCTTCGTGGGCGGGCACGACGAGGTGACGCTGCTGG
This genomic window from Longimicrobium sp. contains:
- a CDS encoding Phenylacetic acid catabolic protein — translated: MARYTEEELKEKVHNGFIVEYPDEMTEGYRKALIVQLMVQADTELVSAPAYFGAAKDAPSTNTMVSATAIIQDELAHANIAYRLLEDLGLDKEQLVYGRQPHEFKHPYGFDHPLENWAELVVANGLYDRAGITLLGDVFKNTSYGPLKRALVKVDQEETFHLRHGEMWMKRLANAGGEAREQIQRAVDWMFPMAVEWFGLPDDMKRHSGQLDYKLKGMTNDELRQTWMQSTVPLCEGLGIDVPAHWSEDEQKYVLDFAFPCQYDEDEKRWLFGEGQISWEAVFERWKRRGPANKQFIEAIQDGRGFRAQLAAA
- a CDS encoding metal-sulfur cluster assembly factor, with the translated sequence MACATSPDRFGGEEGGVAVLDEPRAYPVPPQARTGPLWDALREVMDPEIPISLVDLGLIYDVRQDGGSVEVDLTFTATACPCMAFIHYDIQDRLQREPGVDEVKVIETWTPAWTKSRISPEGRAALKTFGVSM
- a CDS encoding 1,2-phenylacetyl-CoA epoxidase subunit PaaC gives rise to the protein MSVASPDARIESASELADESRQALRDLILSLADSKRVLGLRYSDRMLGAPTLEAGIAASSMAQDEWGHARLTYALLGDFGDGPKALEHERPAAEYRSHPALDAGFESWSDFIACILLIDTALATQYGALADGRYTPALNRVQKMLDEERFHFQYAAGWVRKIASIDELRPELQTSLCRYMPQALQWLGDDAAAGTQRLTSEGLSAYDPTTLRQRFLAKVGPVLEEIGMADALDVSRGAEGFACGTALDWTGWNERTRRTGGELDEVTAARARGDKNRALLLD
- a CDS encoding TonB-dependent receptor domain-containing protein; this encodes MQRILFAVLTCSLLSGGGPLLAQTTPPQRPPQGARPEGSPPQPAGQRPPQSGQRPQGGPPQPPAAGPGEVRGTVVDAGTSAAVASASVAVRRAADSTLVAGAIARPDGSFRIEGLRPGNYVLRVSMMGYAPQTSTFTVTPAAPRANAGSIRLPRAAVMLEAIEVTGQAQAVTIAPDRNAYRVRDVAPAATSASEVLESVPSVQVDADGKVSLRGNEGVVVQINGRPAPISGAQLASYLKQLPANTLERVEVISNPSARYDPEGMAGIINIVLKQGVDLGLSGGLQLAASTADRYAASGNVGYQAGAVTFFSSYGYSTDDRTVGGINDRTRLSGGNPLSFTEQDITGGNGNAGHNLNATLDYRLNERDVVSNALALNVRNSSENALSAYGVFDGSRLLLDEYQRVRDTQTDAFMADYTLAFKRTIQPQRHEFSAELRANRLADEDRVDLWRQTAPGLGLRDAEQNVTALTMYQFTAQADYTRSFGQRTKLETGYKGTSRLLDRDFDVREDPLGTGAWAPSDLSNALEFDETVNAIYGVYSHGMGKLELQGGLRAEYASRDFSLANSGESFPHDYTSFFPSGLVSYKVSDNTQAKLSYSRRINRPGSGQLNPFPTFFDIQNVFVGNPRLNPEYTDALELSLQHSGALGSLQFSPFYRRTTDIIRAVVDTDDVVNGREVTSVSFKNLDTGTSWGADLNGSLRVGQTFNGLASFNVFKMVTSGTGGESSLATDAVTWMAKFNGTYNFTPRTSFSAQYQYRAPMQIEGGRFAAMQMANVSVRQKLYGEKMNLTLRVSDPFNTMRFRIQAGDDNLIQLTERTQTSRALHLTLQYSFGRPPRVKQQPQQQDSGGTPFGGL